One part of the Bacillus sp. FJAT-27916 genome encodes these proteins:
- a CDS encoding iron-containing alcohol dehydrogenase: MKINKFVMPEVIFGSGAVHQVGESCSRLGARRVLIVSDQGVLHAGWLEIVLDSCQKAGLTSSVFFDLTTNPKDYEVEAGRKVYVDHECDAVIGVGGGSAIDTAKAIAILVTNGGHIHDYEGVDKIKEPLPPLVMISTTAGSGSEVSQFSVIVDSERKKKMTIVSKSLVPDIAIIDPHTLTTKSPQLTASTGLDVLTHAIEAYVSIAATPLTDVQAKNAIYLTANYLRPSVASTMNEEAKAQMAMASLQAGLAFSNAILGAVHAMSHAIGGRFPLLHGEVNAALLPHVMEFNFLAVPQKYKEIAEICGISTDTLTQIEAGGKAIEFVKKLSLDIGAPQRLSDMGWNGDMIEEMSQIAIEDACMITNPRDITLDDVKRLFQQAL; this comes from the coding sequence ATGAAGATCAATAAGTTTGTCATGCCAGAGGTGATTTTCGGGTCTGGAGCGGTCCATCAAGTCGGAGAAAGCTGTTCGAGACTCGGAGCTAGAAGAGTCCTTATCGTGAGTGATCAAGGGGTACTGCATGCAGGCTGGCTCGAGATTGTGTTGGATAGCTGCCAAAAGGCTGGGCTGACCTCTTCGGTTTTCTTCGATTTAACGACGAATCCTAAGGACTATGAAGTGGAGGCAGGCCGAAAAGTCTATGTCGATCATGAGTGTGATGCGGTGATTGGGGTTGGGGGAGGAAGTGCGATTGATACAGCGAAGGCAATTGCCATCCTGGTTACGAATGGGGGACATATCCATGATTATGAAGGGGTGGACAAAATCAAGGAGCCGCTTCCTCCCTTAGTCATGATTTCTACCACTGCCGGCTCAGGCTCTGAGGTTTCCCAGTTTTCCGTGATAGTGGATTCAGAGCGGAAGAAGAAAATGACGATTGTCTCTAAGTCCCTTGTACCGGATATCGCCATCATCGACCCCCATACACTCACGACGAAAAGCCCGCAATTGACTGCATCAACCGGCTTGGATGTCCTGACACATGCGATAGAAGCGTATGTCAGCATTGCGGCAACACCTCTGACAGATGTGCAAGCAAAGAATGCGATTTACCTAACAGCAAATTACTTACGGCCCTCCGTTGCATCGACCATGAATGAAGAGGCAAAAGCTCAAATGGCGATGGCGAGTCTTCAAGCGGGACTAGCCTTCTCAAATGCGATATTAGGTGCCGTGCATGCGATGTCACATGCGATAGGCGGTCGCTTCCCGCTCTTACATGGCGAGGTGAATGCCGCCTTGCTTCCTCATGTGATGGAATTTAATTTTCTTGCTGTTCCGCAAAAGTATAAAGAAATAGCGGAAATCTGCGGCATCTCTACGGATACGCTGACACAGATTGAAGCTGGCGGAAAGGCGATTGAGTTTGTCAAGAAACTGTCTCTTGATATCGGTGCACCGCAGAGATTATCTGATATGGGATGGAATGGGGACATGATAGAGGAAATGAGCCAGATTGCGATAGAGGATGCCTGTATGATCACCAATCCGCGGGATATTACGTTGGATGATGTGAAAAGATTGTTTCAGCAGGCTTTATAG
- a CDS encoding ATP-binding protein, producing MYERQMMIERLTGVQSSKRSYYTELKNTVAELQKKNMQLEIIHEVMKNLNVEMSMDDMLRNIMDKLITIFPFDRISLSIRKGNELILSNVYPKKLGYLPRNVTLEKENSVYWTVIQNKNMLFHTIPFEKEEGEFIENQIFRVNGIQSALLFPLHSKGKVTGIVSIGSFGILSYDEADVAFLQQLADQFAVCLENVRLYNEVLTTQKEWEDTFRAVIDMIFVVDLQGGIMKVNEQAARFFRPRNPPLVGENIHDLFLQEKEISELLHESYQSQVACFREIRLADNRIVETFSNPVFNEEQQMYGFILYMKDISEKKRIESQLIHSGKLAAIGELAAGVAHELNNPLTAILGNSQLLERDDRIDPVSRSLLNGITNSGRRCKNIVQNLLTFSRQDEYLFEACSLNEAVEQVMSLVGYQIHMQEINMNVQLDYTLPKINGSVQQLSQIVLNLVLNAKDALEGMSSDKREIMIVTGQEGDFVYLSVSDSGEGIRKDHQSEVFHPFFTTKPAGQGTGLGLSVSLGIAQAHGGFIEMTSEPGMGSRFTLKLPKIESEGGEP from the coding sequence GTGTATGAAAGGCAGATGATGATTGAACGATTAACAGGGGTTCAATCATCCAAGCGAAGCTATTATACGGAGCTGAAGAATACAGTAGCCGAATTGCAAAAGAAAAACATGCAGCTTGAAATCATCCATGAGGTCATGAAGAACCTCAATGTAGAAATGTCGATGGATGACATGCTAAGAAACATCATGGATAAACTGATTACCATCTTTCCTTTTGATCGTATTAGTCTCTCGATTCGGAAAGGAAATGAGCTTATTCTATCAAATGTATACCCGAAGAAATTAGGCTATCTTCCTCGGAATGTGACCTTGGAGAAGGAGAATTCGGTATATTGGACGGTTATACAAAACAAAAACATGCTCTTTCACACAATCCCCTTTGAAAAAGAGGAGGGTGAATTTATTGAGAATCAAATCTTCCGGGTGAATGGTATTCAAAGTGCGCTTCTCTTTCCTCTTCATAGTAAAGGAAAGGTAACGGGGATTGTGAGTATCGGCAGTTTTGGAATCCTGAGCTATGATGAAGCAGATGTGGCGTTCCTGCAGCAATTAGCCGATCAGTTTGCGGTTTGTTTGGAGAATGTCCGTTTATATAATGAAGTCCTTACCACCCAGAAGGAATGGGAGGATACATTCCGAGCCGTCATTGACATGATTTTTGTTGTGGATTTACAAGGGGGAATCATGAAGGTAAATGAACAAGCCGCTCGTTTCTTCCGCCCTCGAAATCCTCCATTGGTCGGGGAGAATATCCATGATCTCTTCCTTCAAGAAAAAGAGATCTCCGAGCTTTTGCATGAAAGCTATCAATCTCAAGTGGCTTGCTTTCGGGAGATCCGTTTAGCAGACAACCGGATTGTTGAAACGTTTTCAAATCCGGTTTTTAATGAGGAGCAGCAAATGTATGGATTCATTCTTTACATGAAAGACATATCGGAGAAAAAAAGAATTGAATCCCAGCTGATTCATTCGGGAAAGCTTGCAGCCATTGGAGAACTAGCGGCAGGTGTTGCCCATGAGCTTAATAATCCTTTAACAGCCATTCTTGGAAATTCACAGCTCCTTGAGAGGGATGACAGAATAGACCCGGTATCCCGCAGTTTGTTGAATGGAATCACGAATAGCGGAAGAAGATGCAAGAATATCGTTCAAAATCTCCTTACCTTCTCCAGACAGGATGAATACCTCTTTGAAGCATGCTCCTTAAATGAGGCGGTTGAACAGGTTATGAGTCTAGTTGGTTATCAAATTCACATGCAGGAAATCAACATGAATGTACAATTGGATTACACATTGCCTAAGATCAATGGCAGTGTGCAGCAATTGAGCCAAATTGTTCTCAATCTCGTCTTGAACGCAAAGGATGCACTTGAGGGCATGTCTTCAGATAAGAGGGAAATCATGATTGTCACGGGTCAGGAGGGAGACTTCGTGTATTTATCTGTTTCAGATTCCGGGGAAGGGATACGCAAGGACCATCAATCAGAAGTCTTTCATCCTTTCTTTACGACCAAGCCGGCCGGCCAAGGAACAGGCCTCGGTTTATCGGTTAGTCTAGGGATTGCCCAGGCACACGGGGGTTTTATTGAGATGACGAGTGAGCCAGGCATGGGAAGCCGATTTACGTTGAAGCTCCCGAAGATAGAATCAGAAGGGGGAGAGCCATGA
- a CDS encoding sigma-54-dependent transcriptional regulator translates to MKDILIIDDEPEIRHFLSYLLTQKGYHVTLCKSGRDFYQMLPELSVDLAMIDVKLPDASGLDLLKQLKQAFPACKTIIMTGYSTVKTAIEAIKLGANDYMEKPFDQIEEVEALIEHLLDYPEAPGDADIQHLVGKLGLIIGESEDMRHLLTLAYKIARKNINVLIEGETGSGKDLLAQFIHQASRRADSPFIAVNCGALSESLLESELFGHEKGAFTGAVKSRKGVFEIAHNGSLFLDEIAEASSATQVKLLRTIETGEFRRIGDEELRRTNTRIIAASHVNLSRAVEENRFREDLLYRLEVVKLTIPPLRNRREDIPLLVKHFLNVHQSSLIFSDEAMKILMDYSWPGNIRELSNVVKRAITFAEGEVSLMTPSYLPEKMNNSPILLENQQLDQIKGSPLESYIDNWKKGIVQLWESENETALDEVLLRVKELEVEVGRAFVTKAMKETMGNRKAAAERMKISTRQLRYLLSEKS, encoded by the coding sequence ATGAAAGACATTTTGATTATTGATGATGAGCCGGAAATCAGGCATTTCCTCTCTTATCTGCTGACTCAGAAAGGGTATCATGTCACGCTTTGTAAGAGCGGGCGTGATTTTTATCAGATGCTGCCGGAATTATCGGTCGATTTAGCGATGATTGATGTTAAGCTGCCAGATGCGAGCGGTTTGGATCTTTTGAAACAGCTGAAACAAGCATTTCCTGCCTGTAAGACGATTATCATGACAGGCTACAGCACGGTAAAAACAGCCATAGAGGCCATAAAGCTTGGAGCCAATGATTATATGGAAAAGCCCTTTGATCAGATCGAGGAAGTGGAAGCCTTAATAGAGCATTTGCTGGATTACCCTGAAGCGCCAGGCGATGCGGATATTCAGCATTTAGTCGGTAAATTGGGATTGATCATTGGAGAAAGTGAAGATATGCGGCATTTGCTTACTCTCGCTTATAAGATTGCCCGAAAGAATATCAATGTACTAATAGAAGGGGAAACCGGCAGCGGGAAAGATCTTCTCGCTCAGTTCATACATCAGGCAAGCCGTCGTGCGGATTCCCCCTTTATTGCTGTCAATTGCGGCGCTCTATCCGAATCTCTGTTAGAGAGTGAATTGTTTGGCCATGAAAAAGGAGCATTTACAGGAGCGGTTAAGAGCCGTAAAGGGGTGTTTGAAATTGCCCATAATGGATCGTTGTTTCTCGATGAAATTGCGGAGGCTTCTTCAGCTACGCAAGTGAAGCTATTGCGAACCATTGAAACAGGGGAGTTTAGAAGAATTGGGGATGAAGAACTCCGACGGACAAATACCCGGATCATTGCGGCCTCACATGTGAATCTTTCGAGGGCTGTCGAAGAAAATCGTTTTAGGGAGGATTTGCTTTACCGGCTGGAGGTGGTGAAGCTGACAATTCCTCCTTTACGGAATAGGAGAGAGGACATCCCCCTTCTGGTGAAGCACTTCTTGAATGTTCATCAATCCTCCCTTATCTTTTCGGATGAAGCGATGAAGATCCTGATGGATTATTCATGGCCAGGCAATATTCGGGAATTATCGAATGTGGTAAAGCGGGCAATCACGTTTGCTGAAGGAGAGGTTTCATTGATGACCCCGTCCTATTTGCCGGAGAAAATGAACAATTCTCCTATTCTCTTGGAGAATCAGCAGCTGGATCAGATAAAGGGTTCTCCCTTGGAATCGTATATTGACAACTGGAAGAAGGGGATCGTGCAGTTATGGGAAAGTGAGAATGAAACGGCCCTGGACGAAGTGCTTCTGCGTGTGAAAGAGCTTGAAGTGGAGGTAGGCAGGGCATTCGTCACGAAGGCCATGAAAGAAACAATGGGCAATCGAAAAGCAGCCGCTGAGAGGATGAAGATATCGACTCGCCAGCTGCGGTATTTATTAAGTGAAAAAAGCTAG
- the adhP gene encoding alcohol dehydrogenase AdhP: MKAAVVNEFKNTLEIKEVPKPTLEFGEVLVKIEACGVCHTDLHAAHGDWPVKPKLPLIPGHEGVGIVEEVADGVTNVKIGDRVGIPWLYSACGECEYCLTGRETLCPDQLNGGYSVDGGYAEYCKAPAAYVAKIPDNVDPVEIAPILCAGVTTYKALKVSEAKPGDWVAIYGIGGLGHVALQYAKAMGFNVVAVDIADEKLDLAKNLGADITINGKSVDPAQAIQEQVGGVQAAISVAVTKTAFEQAYQSVKRGGTLVVVGLPHDDLPIPIFDTVLNGVTVRGSIVGTRKDMQEALEFAAQGKVKTIIESTPLDSVNEVFDKMEKGQINGRIVLKM; the protein is encoded by the coding sequence ATGAAAGCAGCTGTTGTGAATGAATTCAAGAATACCCTGGAAATTAAAGAAGTCCCGAAGCCAACACTTGAGTTTGGCGAGGTATTAGTTAAGATTGAAGCCTGTGGAGTCTGTCATACTGATTTGCATGCAGCCCATGGGGATTGGCCGGTTAAACCGAAGCTTCCCCTCATTCCTGGACATGAAGGGGTAGGAATCGTTGAAGAAGTAGCTGACGGGGTTACAAATGTTAAGATTGGTGATCGCGTTGGCATTCCATGGCTCTATTCTGCCTGCGGAGAATGTGAATATTGTTTAACAGGCCGGGAGACATTATGTCCTGATCAATTGAATGGAGGCTATTCTGTTGATGGAGGTTATGCTGAATATTGCAAGGCACCAGCAGCCTATGTAGCCAAAATTCCTGATAATGTCGACCCTGTTGAGATTGCTCCCATTCTTTGCGCAGGTGTAACCACCTATAAAGCCTTAAAGGTTTCAGAAGCGAAGCCTGGCGACTGGGTGGCGATTTACGGTATCGGGGGATTGGGTCATGTTGCCCTGCAATATGCGAAAGCGATGGGCTTCAATGTCGTCGCGGTCGATATAGCAGATGAGAAGCTTGACCTCGCGAAGAATCTAGGGGCAGATATCACAATCAATGGCAAAAGCGTCGATCCAGCTCAAGCCATTCAGGAGCAGGTTGGCGGAGTCCAGGCTGCTATCAGTGTAGCCGTCACAAAGACAGCCTTTGAACAAGCTTATCAATCCGTGAAGCGCGGCGGAACATTGGTGGTGGTAGGTCTTCCACATGATGACCTTCCAATCCCGATCTTTGACACAGTGTTAAATGGCGTGACCGTCAGAGGGTCCATTGTAGGGACTCGAAAGGATATGCAGGAAGCACTTGAATTCGCTGCACAAGGAAAAGTGAAAACCATCATTGAATCTACTCCACTCGATTCCGTGAACGAGGTATTCGATAAGATGGAAAAAGGACAAATCAACGGCCGGATCGTCCTAAAGATGTGA
- a CDS encoding metal-sensitive transcriptional regulator → MNYDDKVKNRLSRMEGQLRGIHRMMEEEKDCQDVITQLSAVRSGIERTIGLIVSENLVECVRAADGNEDQVNESIAEAVKLLVKSR, encoded by the coding sequence ATGAACTATGATGATAAAGTGAAGAATCGCTTGAGCAGGATGGAAGGCCAGCTTCGCGGAATTCATCGCATGATGGAAGAGGAAAAAGATTGCCAAGATGTGATTACACAGCTGTCAGCCGTCCGTTCTGGAATCGAGCGTACAATCGGTCTCATTGTCAGTGAGAACCTGGTGGAATGTGTAAGGGCAGCCGATGGCAATGAGGATCAGGTAAATGAGTCAATTGCTGAAGCAGTGAAATTATTAGTGAAGAGCAGATAG
- a CDS encoding DsrE/DsrF/DrsH-like family protein: MEQKSTNIILFSGDYDKAMAAYIIANGAAAYDHKVTIFHTFWGINALRKQHPVDVKKGFLEKMFGKMMPRGAEKLALSNMNMAGMGPKMIKHVMKKHNALTLTELIEMAQEQEINLVSCTMTMDLLGLDKEELLDGVQYAGVAAYLADAENGAVNLFI, from the coding sequence ATGGAACAGAAATCAACCAATATCATTTTATTCAGTGGAGATTATGACAAGGCGATGGCCGCCTACATTATTGCGAACGGAGCGGCAGCTTACGATCATAAGGTAACAATCTTCCACACATTCTGGGGAATTAATGCTCTTCGAAAGCAGCACCCAGTCGATGTGAAGAAAGGCTTCCTTGAGAAAATGTTCGGCAAAATGATGCCGCGCGGTGCAGAAAAGCTTGCCTTATCAAATATGAATATGGCTGGTATGGGTCCGAAAATGATCAAGCATGTCATGAAGAAGCATAATGCACTTACATTGACTGAGTTGATCGAGATGGCACAGGAGCAAGAAATCAACCTAGTCTCTTGTACGATGACAATGGATCTATTGGGACTTGATAAGGAAGAGTTATTGGACGGCGTTCAATATGCAGGAGTTGCTGCTTATTTAGCGGATGCTGAGAATGGCGCAGTAAACTTGTTCATCTAA
- a CDS encoding rhodanese-like domain-containing protein, which produces MEWIVLAAALVLFYLLKMRGAKGVSNITAAELENRLNDRNAFFLDVRTNGEFKGRHIRGFKNIPLGSDFSKLPHDKEIIVICQSGMRSQTACKQLKKLGYANVTNVRGGMNSWRG; this is translated from the coding sequence ATGGAGTGGATTGTTTTAGCGGCAGCGCTTGTTCTCTTTTATCTCCTCAAGATGCGAGGGGCAAAAGGGGTCAGCAATATTACGGCCGCAGAGCTTGAGAACCGGTTGAATGATCGGAATGCATTCTTCCTCGATGTGCGAACGAACGGCGAATTTAAGGGCCGGCACATCCGCGGATTCAAGAATATCCCGCTTGGCAGCGACTTCTCGAAGCTTCCGCATGACAAGGAGATTATCGTCATATGCCAGAGCGGCATGAGAAGCCAGACGGCTTGTAAGCAATTAAAGAAATTAGGCTATGCCAATGTGACAAATGTACGCGGCGGCATGAATAGTTGGAGAGGATGA
- a CDS encoding rhodanese-like domain-containing protein: MTAMSAKEVQQKLEAGETLHIIDVREPFEVEEGHIKGITHIPLGELEERIGELDKNKEYIMVCRSGARSSKATAYLEAMGYQAINMNGGMMAWEGEIA, from the coding sequence ATGACAGCTATGTCAGCGAAAGAAGTACAGCAAAAACTAGAAGCAGGGGAAACCCTTCATATTATAGATGTACGCGAACCGTTTGAAGTGGAAGAGGGCCATATTAAAGGGATCACTCATATTCCGCTTGGTGAATTAGAGGAGCGGATTGGCGAACTTGATAAGAATAAAGAGTATATCATGGTGTGCCGTTCAGGAGCACGCAGCAGCAAGGCGACTGCCTACCTGGAAGCAATGGGCTATCAAGCCATTAATATGAATGGCGGCATGATGGCATGGGAAGGCGAAATCGCCTAA
- a CDS encoding sulfurtransferase TusA family protein has product MAIKADVHLDAKGLACPMPIVRTKKAIKDLEDGQVLEVQATDKGSKADLAAWAESTGNQYIGTNEEGGVLYHYIRKCEEGDAVEKTYEPTISNEEIMNKDGLILDVREEAEYAFGHIEKAKSIPLGDLESRLNELDPNQEIYVICRTGKRSEFAAQKLAAKGFSKVYNVLPGMKDWNGPVVKETE; this is encoded by the coding sequence ATGGCAATAAAAGCAGACGTTCATCTGGACGCTAAAGGGTTGGCATGTCCGATGCCAATCGTCAGAACGAAGAAAGCAATCAAAGACCTTGAAGATGGTCAAGTACTTGAGGTTCAAGCAACTGATAAAGGATCAAAGGCCGATTTAGCTGCTTGGGCTGAATCAACCGGCAATCAATACATCGGCACAAATGAAGAAGGCGGCGTTCTTTACCATTACATCCGTAAATGTGAAGAAGGAGATGCAGTGGAGAAGACGTATGAGCCGACTATTTCCAACGAGGAAATCATGAATAAGGATGGTCTTATTCTGGATGTTCGTGAAGAGGCGGAATATGCCTTTGGACATATCGAGAAGGCGAAATCCATTCCGCTTGGAGACTTGGAGTCACGCCTTAATGAACTAGATCCGAATCAAGAAATCTACGTCATTTGCCGTACAGGCAAACGAAGTGAATTTGCAGCTCAGAAGCTTGCGGCCAAAGGATTCAGCAAAGTCTATAATGTTCTGCCTGGTATGAAGGATTGGAACGGGCCGGTCGTGAAGGAAACAGAATAA
- a CDS encoding MBL fold metallo-hydrolase: MTVSKWTAADVARYVIEDKKLFILDVRNKDAFEDWKIEGHKFEYLNIPYFDLLDGVEEILPQIPEDQDVLVVCAKEGSSIMVADMMAEAGRDVAYLEGGMKSWSMYLEPVKVGDLKDGGELYQFVRLGKGCLSYMAISGGEAAIIDAVRFADIFVDFAKEKGVEIKHVFDTHLHADHISGGRQIAEKTGATYYLPPKDAEEVVFAYTPLEDGLTVDLGATKIEVGALYSPGHTIGSTSFVIDSSYLLTGDILFIDSIGRPDLAGHAEDWVSDLRETLYKRYRALADDLIVLPAHFMIIDELNENGSVAKRLGDLFAENHGLNIEDEEVFRKTVTENLPPQPNAYQQIRQVNMGKITPDNDEQTEMEIGPNRCAVR; the protein is encoded by the coding sequence ATGACAGTATCTAAGTGGACAGCGGCAGATGTTGCCCGCTACGTAATCGAAGACAAGAAATTATTCATCCTGGATGTTCGTAATAAGGACGCATTTGAGGATTGGAAAATAGAAGGACACAAATTTGAATACCTAAATATCCCATACTTTGACTTGCTGGACGGAGTAGAGGAAATTCTTCCGCAAATCCCAGAAGATCAAGACGTTCTCGTTGTTTGTGCGAAGGAAGGCTCCTCCATCATGGTTGCAGATATGATGGCAGAAGCTGGACGCGACGTTGCTTATCTTGAAGGCGGCATGAAGTCTTGGAGTATGTATCTTGAGCCGGTTAAGGTCGGCGACTTGAAGGATGGCGGAGAGTTGTATCAATTCGTCCGTCTTGGCAAGGGATGTCTCTCTTACATGGCCATCTCCGGCGGAGAAGCAGCCATCATTGATGCGGTCCGCTTCGCAGATATCTTCGTTGATTTCGCGAAGGAAAAAGGGGTAGAGATCAAGCATGTATTTGATACACACTTACATGCAGACCATATCTCTGGTGGACGTCAGATCGCAGAGAAAACAGGGGCAACTTACTACCTGCCTCCAAAGGATGCAGAAGAAGTTGTATTTGCCTACACACCGCTTGAAGACGGTCTAACGGTTGACCTAGGTGCAACGAAGATTGAAGTCGGAGCGCTTTACTCTCCAGGACACACAATCGGATCGACATCATTCGTGATTGATTCCAGCTACTTGCTGACAGGAGATATCCTGTTCATTGATTCCATCGGCAGACCAGACTTAGCCGGTCATGCAGAGGACTGGGTGTCTGACCTTCGTGAAACTTTATATAAACGCTACCGTGCGCTCGCTGATGATTTGATTGTGCTTCCTGCACACTTCATGATTATTGACGAATTGAACGAAAATGGCTCCGTTGCTAAGCGTTTAGGGGATTTATTCGCAGAAAACCATGGCTTGAATATTGAGGATGAGGAAGTATTCCGTAAGACGGTTACAGAAAACCTGCCGCCGCAGCCAAACGCTTATCAGCAAATCCGTCAAGTCAATATGGGTAAAATCACCCCTGACAATGACGAGCAAACCGAAATGGAAATCGGCCCGAACCGCTGTGCCGTACGCTAA
- a CDS encoding sulfurtransferase TusA family protein: MNITKTLDAKGLACPMPIVKTKKTIATINSGEVLEVLVTDKGALNDFAAWTASGGHTILEQKEEDGVLKFYIQKA, translated from the coding sequence ATGAATATCACAAAAACATTAGATGCAAAAGGCCTGGCATGCCCAATGCCAATCGTAAAGACAAAGAAGACAATCGCAACGATTAATTCCGGTGAGGTATTGGAAGTCCTCGTAACAGACAAAGGTGCCTTGAATGATTTCGCAGCCTGGACAGCTTCAGGCGGACATACGATTCTTGAACAAAAAGAAGAAGACGGCGTCCTTAAATTTTACATCCAAAAAGCGTAA
- a CDS encoding sulfite exporter TauE/SafE family protein, translated as MDLTFIVVIFLIGFIGSFVSGMLGVGGSIIKYPMLLYIPPLFGLAAFSAHEVSGISAVQVLFASIAGVWAFRKGGYLNKSLIVYMGVSILIGSFIGSYGSSFLSEEGVNIVYGVLAVVAAVMMFIPKKQVDDIPLNEVTFNKPLAAILALIVGVGSGIVGAAGGFMLVPIMLTVLKIPTRMTIATSLAVTFISSIGGTAGKLMTGQVDYGPAIIMIIASVIAAPLGAKLSKNMNTKVLQMILALLIAGTAVKIWLDIL; from the coding sequence ATGGACTTGACGTTTATCGTCGTCATCTTTCTCATCGGTTTTATCGGATCGTTTGTCTCTGGCATGCTCGGAGTGGGCGGTTCCATCATTAAATATCCCATGCTCTTATACATCCCGCCATTATTCGGACTGGCAGCCTTCTCCGCTCATGAGGTTTCTGGCATCAGTGCGGTACAGGTGCTGTTCGCCTCCATTGCCGGTGTATGGGCATTCCGTAAAGGCGGCTATTTAAATAAATCACTCATCGTCTATATGGGTGTTTCCATCCTTATCGGGAGCTTCATCGGAAGCTATGGCTCCTCTTTCCTTTCTGAGGAAGGGGTCAATATCGTCTATGGTGTTCTTGCCGTAGTGGCAGCTGTCATGATGTTTATTCCGAAGAAGCAGGTAGACGACATTCCGCTCAATGAAGTGACCTTCAATAAGCCGCTTGCCGCTATTCTTGCTTTGATTGTCGGGGTTGGCTCAGGTATTGTCGGTGCAGCCGGCGGATTCATGCTCGTGCCGATCATGCTCACTGTCTTGAAAATTCCGACGAGGATGACCATCGCGACAAGCCTTGCCGTCACGTTCATCTCCTCGATTGGAGGAACAGCCGGCAAACTGATGACAGGGCAAGTGGATTACGGTCCTGCCATTATCATGATCATTGCAAGTGTCATCGCCGCACCGCTTGGGGCGAAGCTATCCAAGAACATGAACACAAAGGTACTCCAGATGATTCTAGCCTTGCTGATTGCCGGAACGGCAGTCAAGATCTGGCTCGATATATTGTAA
- a CDS encoding SDR family NAD(P)-dependent oxidoreductase, whose amino-acid sequence MGKLEGKVIIITGGAGGIGLGMAKAMAKEGAVLAIVDVNEEAGKASEKILQEISPESMFVQADLLDRENLPNIIQTVIDRYGKLNVLVNNAHASKQKLLEDTTQEDLDLSFGTGFYPTFYLMKAALPYLKETQGNIINFASGAGINGDETQGAYAAAKEAIRGITRVAANEWGRFGINVNLISPIANSEGVQAWKKAQPEYYEAVVQKIPMGRFGDVEKDIGRVAVFLASEDSSYISGQTIMVDGGATKLR is encoded by the coding sequence ATGGGAAAACTAGAGGGTAAAGTCATCATCATCACAGGAGGAGCTGGAGGAATCGGGCTCGGCATGGCCAAAGCAATGGCTAAGGAAGGGGCTGTTCTTGCTATTGTCGATGTGAACGAAGAGGCGGGCAAAGCGAGTGAGAAGATATTGCAGGAAATCTCTCCAGAATCTATGTTTGTTCAAGCAGATTTGCTGGACCGTGAGAACCTGCCGAATATCATCCAAACAGTCATTGATCGATATGGCAAATTAAATGTGCTTGTCAATAATGCACATGCTTCCAAGCAGAAGTTGCTAGAGGATACTACACAGGAAGACCTTGATCTTTCCTTTGGAACAGGATTCTATCCAACCTTCTATTTAATGAAGGCCGCTCTGCCCTATTTGAAGGAGACACAAGGCAATATCATTAACTTCGCATCTGGTGCCGGAATCAATGGGGACGAGACACAGGGCGCTTATGCAGCCGCGAAGGAAGCCATTCGCGGGATTACGCGTGTAGCAGCCAATGAATGGGGCCGCTTCGGCATCAACGTCAACTTGATCAGCCCAATCGCAAATTCTGAAGGCGTACAGGCTTGGAAAAAGGCACAGCCTGAATATTATGAAGCTGTCGTACAAAAAATCCCAATGGGCCGCTTCGGTGACGTCGAAAAAGATATCGGCCGTGTCGCTGTCTTCCTTGCGAGTGAGGATTCTAGCTATATTTCCGGCCAAACCATCATGGTTGACGGCGGAGCTACGAAGCTTCGTTGA